A single Lacerta agilis isolate rLacAgi1 chromosome 10, rLacAgi1.pri, whole genome shotgun sequence DNA region contains:
- the DUSP6 gene encoding dual specificity protein phosphatase 6: MLDTLRPAAPPFVVSDMALCKTVAWLNEQLELGTERLLLMDCRPQELYESSHIESAISVALPGIMLRRLQKGNLPLRALFASGEEEREKFARRCGTDTVVLYDESSSDWNENTAGDSVLGLLLKRLKNDGCKAFFLEGGFSKFQAEYALHCETNLDSSCSSSSPPLPVLGLGGLRISSDSSSDIESDIDRDPNSATDSDGSPLSNNQPSFPVEILPYLYLGCAKDSTNLDVLEEFGIKYILNVTPNLPNLFENAGEFKYKQIPISDHWSQNLSQFFPEAISFIDEARGKNCGVLVHCLAGISRSVTVTVAYLMQKLNLSMNDAYDIVKMKKSNISPNFNFMGQLLDFERTLGLNCPCDNRVPSQQLYFTTPSNQNVFQVDSLQST, encoded by the exons ATGCTAGATACGCTCCGACCCGCCGCTCCTCCTTTCGTGGTGTCGGACATGGCGCTGTGCAAGACGGTGGCGTGGCTCAACGAGCAGCTGGAGCTGGGCACCGAGCGCCTGCTGCTGATGGACTGCCGCCCGCAGGAGCTGTACGAGTCGTCGCACATCGAGTCGGCCATCAGCGTGGCGCTGCCGGGCATCATGCTGAGGCGCTTGCAGAAGGGCAACCTGCCCCTGCGCGCCCTCTTCGCCAGCGGCGAGGAGGAGCGCGAGAAGTTCGCCCGCCGCTGCGGCACCGACACCGTCGTCCTCTACGACGAGAGCAGCAGCGACTGGAACGAGAACACGGCCGGGGACTCCGTCCTGGGGCTGCTCCTCAAGCGCCTCAAAAACGACGGCTGCAAGGCCTTCTTTCTGGAAG gtGGTTTCAGCAAGTTCCAGGCAGAGTATGCCCTGCATTGCGAAACTAACTTGGACAGTTCATGTAGCAGCAGTTCTCCCCCTCTGCCAGTCCTGGGCTTAGGTGGCCTCCGAATCAGCTCCGACTCCTCTTCAGACATTGAATCTGACATTGACCGAGACCCTAACAGTGCCACCGACTCTGACGGCAGCCCCTTGTCCAATAACCAGCCTTCCTTCCCGGTGGAGATCTTGCCCTACCTCTACCTGGGCTGTGCCAAGGATTCCACCAACTTGGACGTTCTAGAAGAGTTTGGCATTAAATACATCTTGAATGTCACCCCCAACCTGCCTAATCTCTTTGAGAATGCTGGCGAGTTTAAATACAAGCAGATccccatctctgaccactggagCCAAAACTTGTCTCAGTTTTTCCCCGAGGCCATCTCTTTTATAG ACGAAGCTCGTGGGAAGAATTGTGGCGTGCTTGTGCATTGCCTGGCAGGGATCAGCCGCTCGGTCACCGTGACAGTCGCCTACCTGATGCAGAAGCTCAACTTGTCCATGAACGACGCCTACGACATTGTCAAGATGAAGAAATCCAACATCTCCCCCAACTTCAACTTCATGGGCCAGCTGTTGGACTTTGAGAGGACTCTGGGGCTGAACTGCCCCTGTGACAACCGCGTCCCCAGCCAGCAGCTGTATTTCACCACCCCTTCCAACCAAAACGTCTTCCAGGTGGACTCCCTGCAGTCCACGTGA